A stretch of the Candidatus Tumulicola sp. genome encodes the following:
- a CDS encoding HIT domain-containing protein: MASSALETCVFCSIVSGKIATPFVYEDDAVVAFADIRPIAPTHILVVPREHHETLAELVKTGTAGDLLGRLMKVAGELGAARAPKDGGYRVVVNNGAAAGQTVYHVHVHVLSGRHFAWPPG, translated from the coding sequence ATGGCTTCCTCCGCGCTCGAGACATGCGTGTTCTGCAGCATCGTCTCCGGCAAGATCGCGACGCCGTTCGTGTACGAAGACGACGCCGTGGTCGCGTTCGCCGATATCCGTCCGATCGCGCCCACGCACATCCTCGTCGTGCCGCGCGAGCATCACGAGACCTTGGCGGAGTTGGTGAAGACCGGAACTGCGGGCGATCTGTTGGGCCGGCTGATGAAAGTCGCCGGCGAGCTCGGCGCAGCTCGAGCCCCCAAGGACGGCGGCTATCGGGTCGTGGTGAACAACGGCGCCGCCGCCGGCCAAACGGTCTACCACGTGCACGTGCACGTGCTGTCAGGACGCCACTTCGCGTGGCCGCCG